The following proteins come from a genomic window of Streptomyces liliiviolaceus:
- a CDS encoding TetR/AcrR family transcriptional regulator — protein MRSAKSSTSFERSTGESVEASTALSVGDSEGTAGATGAAVVTDSGGPSRRDAEATKAAILRAARHLLARHAHADITLKAVAERAGVSPPLIMKYFGNKETLFARVMSFEEDAAVLLDAPLADLGRHMVRHVLVSQSERGADPLLRIVFAPLQGTQGDTLRANFRTQVSDRLALRLDGPDAGLRAELAVGMLLGLGVMYGIARGGELRTAPIDDVVRRYAPAVQAHLTP, from the coding sequence ATGAGGTCCGCGAAGTCCTCGACATCCTTCGAGAGGTCCACCGGCGAGTCCGTCGAGGCGTCCACCGCGCTGTCCGTCGGGGATTCGGAGGGCACAGCTGGGGCGACCGGGGCCGCGGTGGTGACGGACAGCGGCGGTCCGAGCCGCCGGGACGCCGAGGCCACCAAGGCGGCGATCCTGCGCGCGGCCCGCCACCTCCTCGCGCGCCACGCGCACGCGGACATCACGCTCAAGGCCGTGGCCGAACGGGCCGGTGTCAGCCCTCCCCTGATCATGAAGTACTTCGGCAACAAGGAGACGCTCTTCGCGCGGGTGATGTCGTTCGAGGAGGACGCCGCCGTCCTGCTGGACGCGCCGCTGGCCGACCTCGGGCGTCACATGGTCCGCCACGTCCTCGTCAGCCAGAGCGAACGAGGCGCCGACCCCCTGCTGAGGATCGTCTTCGCCCCGCTCCAGGGCACCCAGGGAGACACGCTCCGCGCCAACTTCCGCACGCAGGTGAGCGACCGGCTCGCCCTGCGCCTCGACGGCCCCGACGCCGGACTGCGTGCCGAACTCGCCGTCGGCATGCTGCTCGGCCTCGGCGTGATGTACGGCATCGCGCGGGGCGGCGAGCTGCGCACGGCACCGATCGACGATGTCGTCCGGCGGTACGCGCCCGCCGTCCAGGCGCACCTGACACCGTGA